In Diorhabda carinulata isolate Delta chromosome 6, icDioCari1.1, whole genome shotgun sequence, a single genomic region encodes these proteins:
- the LOC130895305 gene encoding gastrula zinc finger protein XlCGF57.1-like, which yields MDNNMEDNDQIVNSTENELCIKQENSFKEEIDIFNENVEKDSDEKPIPHTSCVLMENKQNIKEDLDKKPILPVLGALIENTHSFKQEENDDLITDFLNEYNVQYKIDCNYFDQQYGRNENKWKYRRPIKFRGKLFDGKYSGEHGIFVCQVCGKMCVKKEEYLLHTSTEHFLKNKNRDVDKTQLKSIKKEIDFDNDPIELNISSKPSNLSTHMIETPFKCDICSKSYPYRGSLIYHLRTHTDERPFKCDVCSVTFKAKYSLNKHSQIHTGLKPFKCDICSKSFAHKQLFNGHLRRHTRIKSFECDYCSKSFAQKVSLANHLLSHTGEKPFKCDICSKSFPSNNTLQKHKKCHTDERPFKCDVCSTTFKFKSSLNKHSRIHTGKKPFNCEICSKSFAYKESLVYHLRTHTGERPFECDICSKAFPSNKTLQKHKTCHTDERSFKCDVCSKTFKLKSSLNSHSQLHTGEQTFDCKICSESFNDKKNLKAHVGGHAAEKPFKCDKCPKSFLCKTHLKSHTRLHTRENLYECDICSKSYAYKESLIYHLRTHENRPFKCEICPESFRTMSNLNSHLVSHSENKTFKCDICLQDFSKKRSPSSYLRFHICGKTY from the exons ATGGATAATAATATGGAAGACAATGACCAAATCGTGAATTCGACGGAAAATGAATTATGTATAAAACAGGAGAACAGCTTCAAGGaagaaatcgatattttcaacgAGAATGTGGAGAAAGATTCTGATGAAAAACCAATTCCACATACATCATGtgttttaatggaaaataaacaaaatatcaaagaaGATTTGGATAAAAAACCAATCTTACCTGTATTGGGTGCTTTAATAGAAAATACGCATAGTTTTAAACAAGAGgaaaatgatgatttaattACCGATTTCTTGAATGAGTATAATgttcaatataaaatagattGCAATTACTTTGATCAACAGTATGgaagaaatgaaaacaaatggAAATATAGGAGGCCTATTAAATTTAGAG GGAAATTATTCGATGGTAAATATTCGGGTGAACATGGGATTTTCGTTTGTCAAGTATGTGGAAAAATGTGcgtgaaaaaagaagaatatctTCTACATACTTCAACggaacattttttgaaaaataaaaatagagacGTCGATAAAACGCAATTGAAATCGATTAAAAAAGAAATCGATTTTGATAACGACCCAATCGAATTGAATATTTCCTCGAAACCTTCCAACTTGAGTACACACATGATCGAAACACctttcaaatgtgacatttgttcaaAATCTTATCCATACAGAGGATCGTTGATCTATCATTTACGTACACACACGGACGAAAGGCCGTTCAAATGTGACGTTTGTTCGGTAACCTTCAAAGCGAAATATTCCCTAAACAAACATTCGCAGATCCACACCGGGTTAAAACCGtttaaatgtgacatttgttcgAAATCTTTCGCCCACAAGCAATTATTCAATGGCCACTTGCGCAGACATACCAGGATAAAATCTTTCGAATGTGATTACTGTTCAAAATCCTTTGCGCAAAAAGTGTCGTTGGCAAATCATTTACTTTCCCACACGGGGGAAAAACCGTTTAAATGCGATATTTGTTCGAAATCCTTCCCTTCTAATAACACTCTACAAAAACATAAGAAATGTCACACGGACGAAAGACCGTTCAAATGTGACGTTTGTTCGAcaacattcaaatttaaatcgtCCCTGAATAAGCATTCGCGTATTCACACTGGTAAAAAACCGTTTAATTgcgaaatttgttcaaaatccTTCGCATACAAGGAATCGTTGGTATACCATTTACGTACACACACAGGAGAGAGACCTTTCGAATGTGACATCTGTTCGAAAGCCTTTCCTTCCAACAAAACTTTACAGAAACATAAGACGTGTCACACGGACGAAAGATCGTTCAAATGTGACGTTTGTTCGAAAACGTTCAAGTTAAAATCGTCCCTCAACTCCCATTCGCAGCTCCATACCGGCGAACAAACTTTCGATTGTAAAATTTGTTCCGAGTCAtttaacgacaaaaaaaatttgaaagcgCACGTCGGTGGCCATGCGGCAGAAAAACCGTTCAAGTGTGACAAATGTCCAAAGTCGTTTTTATGCAAAACCCATTTGAAATCGCATACGCGTCTCCATACAAGGGAAAATTTGTACGAATGcgatatttgttcaaaatcgTATGCGTATAAGGAATCCTTAATATATCATTTACGCACACACGAGAACAGAcctttcaaatgtgaaatttgtccGGAATCTTTTAGAACGATGTCTAACCTAAACAGTCATTTGGTTTCGCATAGcgaaaacaaaacatttaaatgCGACATTTGCCTGCAAGATTTTTCAAAGAAACGCTCCCCGAGTAGCTATTTGCGCTTCCACATCTGTGGAAAAACTTATTAA
- the LOC130895520 gene encoding zinc finger protein 271-like: MENNMEDNDLIVSSTENELICVKQENSDDLELGIDQTSFKEEINIFKENVEKDFVAKPIPQTSSVLIENTQYIKEDLDKKTILPVWGALIENTHSIKQEENDLITDFVNEYNVQYKSDCNYFDEQYRRNENKRKYSGPIKFRGKLFDGKYLSKHDKFNGIFVCQGCGNMYVKMEEYHLHISTKHFVKTKKKVVDKTQLISTVSIKKEIDFDNTPFKCNICSKTFEQPNNLSIHLCQHTEKNSFKCEICSKYFPSKYNLKRHKRWHTIDKPYECDVCSKLFIYKFLLTHHLRQHTGEKPYKCDKCTKSYAHKESLVYHSRTHTGERPYKCDICSESFKTKFSLNTHSHIHTGKKPFNCEICSKSFAYKESLVYHLRTHTGERPFKCDICSKSFPAKSTLQKHKTCHTDERPFKCDVCSKTFKLKSSLNVHLQIHTGKKPFDCKICSKAFGDKKNLKAHIGIHIGEKPFKCDKCLKSFLCKSHLKSHTRFHTRENLYECDICSKSYAYKESLIYHLRTHRGEKPFKCEICLKSYTQKQLYIRHLRGHTGEKPFKCDNCSKSYAHKESLIYHLRTHKKEKPFKCDICSKTYAHKESLKYHLNTHTGERPYKCDICSKSYTHKESLIYHSRTHTEETPFKYEICSKSLPGESTTQKHEKCHTDESPYKCDVCLVTFKAKYSLNKHSQIHSNQKLFNCEICSKSFPQKNSLTSHMLIHVGEKPFKCEVCSKSFTRKRLFIFHLRRHMGEKPFKCDICSKSYAHKKSLINHLLTHKEENPFKCDICSKTYAYKESLVHHLNTHTEERQYQCEICSKSFLLKNSLKQHMQCHAHKCEICSETFKTMSNLNSHLLSHNENNPFKCDICLQDFSQKRSPSSYLRFHICEKPIKCEDQSDSK; encoded by the exons atggaaaataatatgGAAGACAATGACCTAATAGTGAGTTCGACggaaaatgaattaatttgtGTAAAACAGGAGAATAGTGACGATCTTGAATTGGGAATAGATCAAACTAGCTTCaaagaagaaatcaatatttttaaagagaATGTGGAGAAAGATTTTGTTGCAAAACCAATTCCACAAACTTCAagtgttttaattgaaaatactcaaTATATCAAAGAagatttggataaaaaaacaattttgccTGTATGGGGTGCTTTAATAGAAAATACGCATAGTATTAAACAAGAGGAAAATGATTTAATTACCGATTTCGTGAATGAATATAATGTTCAATATAAATCAGATTGCAATTACTTTGATGAACAGTATCgaagaaatgaaaacaaaaggAAATATAGCGGGCCAATTAAATTTAGAG gaaaattatTCGATGGAAAATATTTGAGTAAACATGATAAGTTTAATGGGATTTTTGTGTGTCAAGGATGTGGAAATATGTATGTAAAAATGGAGGAATATCATCTACATATTTCAACAAAACATTTTgtgaaaactaaaaagaaaGTTGTTGATAAAACGCAATTAATATCGACtgtttcaattaaaaaagaaatcgaTTTTGATAATACTCCATTCAAATGTAATATTTGCTCTAAAACTTTCGAGCAACCAAATAATTTGAGTATACACTTGTGTCAACACACTGagaaaaattctttcaaatgtgaaatttgttctaaatattttccaagtaaatataatttgaaaaggCATAAACGATGGCACACAATTGATAAACCGTATGAATGTGATGTCTGTTCGAAATTATTCATCTATAAATTTCTATTGACACATCATTTACGTCAGCACACGGGGGAAAAACCTTACAAATGTGATAAATGTACAAAATCCTATGCACATAAAGAATCGTTGGTATACCATTCACGTACACACACGGGCGAAAGACCTtataaatgtgacatttgttcagaatcattcaaaacaaaattttctttaaatactCATTCACACATTCACACTGGTAAAAAACcgtttaattgtgaaatttgttcaaaatccTTCGCATACAAGGAATCGTTGGTATATCATTTACGTACACACACAGGAGAGAGACCTTTCAAATGTGATATCTGTTCGAAATCCTTTCCTGCTAAGAGCACTTTACAGAAACATAAGACATGTCACACAGACGAAAGACCGTTCAAATGTGACGTTTGTtcgaaaacattcaaattaaaatcgTCCTTAAACGTTCATTTGCAGATTCACACTGGAAAAAAACCTTTTGATTGTAAAATTTGTTCCAAAGCTTTTggcgacaaaaaaaatttaaaggcgcATATAGGTATCCACATAGGAGAAAAACCGTTTAAATGTGACAAATGTCTAAAATCGTTTTTATGTAAAAGCCATTTGAAATCGCATACGCGTTTCCATACAAGGGAAAATTTGTACGaatgtgatatttgttcaaaatcgTATGCATATAAGGAATCCTTAATATATCATTTACGTACACACAGAGGGGAAAAAcctttcaaatgtgaaatttgtttgaaatcttATACCCAAAAACAGTTGTACATTCGTCACTTGCGTGGGCACACGGGGGAAAAACCTTTCAAATGTGATAATTGTTCAAAATCTTATGCACATAAAGAATCATTAATATATCACTTACGTAcacacaaaaaagaaaaacctttCAAATGTGACATATGTTCAAAAACCTATGCACATAAAGAATCATTAAAGTATCATTTAAATACACACACGGGGGAAAGACCAtataaatgtgacatttgttcgAAATCCTATACACATAAAGAATCGTTAATATATCATTCACGTACACATACAGAAGAAACAccattcaaatatgaaatttgttcaaaatccCTTCCTGGTGAAAGCACTAcacaaaaacatgaaaaatgtcACACAGATGAAAGTCCATATAAATGTGATGTTTGTTTGGTAACCTTCAAAGCGAAATATTCCCTAAACAAACATTCCCAGATTCACTCTAATCAGAAACtgtttaattgtgaaatttgttcaaaatcttTCCCACAAAAAAACAGTCTAACATCACATATGCTTATCCATGTAGGGGAAAAAccgtttaaatgtgaagttTGTTCAAAATCTTTTACCCGAAAAcgtttattcatatttcacttACGTAGGCACATGGGAGAAAAAcctttcaaatgtgatatttgttctAAATCGTACGCACataaaaaatcgttaataaatCATTTACTCACACACAAGGAGGAAAATCctttcaaatgtgacatttgttcaaAAACCTATGCGTATAAAGAATCATTGGTACACCATTTAAATACACACACGGAGGAAAGACAGTatcaatgtgaaatttgttcgaAATCGTTTCTacttaaaaatagtttaaaacaaCATATGCAATGTCACGCacataaatgtgaaatttgttcgGAAACTTTTAAAACAATGTCTAACCTAAACAGTCATTTGCTTTCGCATAATGAAAATAACCCCTTTAAATGCGACATTTGCTTGCAAGATTTTTCTCAGAAACGATCCCCGAGTAGCTATTTGCGCTTCCACATTTGTGAAAAACCCATTAAATGTGAAGATCAATCCGACTCTAAATAA
- the LOC130895830 gene encoding zinc finger protein 761-like gives MENNMKVENQIEENGLAFIKQENCAYHELDLNEEIINKEENICNENVREDLEEKPILIEQNDLIINLNNFKQETIDENTDLIDNSNEEIEREYNISYYKYECNENKSKDSYRRRIRLKGTLYNEKYAEIKGVIICQLCGNMYVKKEEFLLHASTKLHLKKKKCYKNEVKKKKGERRQTITRSDSIKEEIISKDELKKEKPDIENSTQGIDDISIEGKVCIRRNYSNVHLSQHIGKKPFKCEICSKSFLYKSNLSSHMKFHTGKNLYQCENCSKSYAHKYLLINHIRKHTGEKPFKCDICSKGFPAKENLQKHIKYCHTGEKHKHQCEVCLKKFVFKREFKSHMSLHKDENLLKCQICSKLFSQDYLFPNDHTEEKPFKCEICSKSSPNEEKTRSRSPVINTCSKSLPVEDNSQSFENLHKCDVCSRYFQTLSSLNKHLLQHTGEKPFKCEMCSKSFFHKGNLNSHMKIHTGKNLYRCETCSKSYVHKYLLINHVRKHTGEKPFKCDICLKSFPAKVNLSKHEQSHWAKNRYKCDICSKCFSSVSTLNCHLISHEVDEPLNCDLCSTSFQFEDELNSHMRFHTGEPLKYKMENNKKIGKQIESSTENGLVFIKQENCAYQELDLNGQTIFKEENICNENVKEDVDEKPILIEQNVNVKQETIDENTDLIDKSNEEIEREYNISDYRYECNENKLKDSYMRQIRLEGTLYNGKYAEIKGVIICQLCGNMYVKKEEFLLHVSTKLYLKKKKCYENEVKKKKVERRQIITRSDSIKEELKKEIPDIENSTQGIDDISIEGNVCMRKNSNAHLSQHIGKKRFKCEICSKSFLHKSNLTSHMKFHTGKNLFKCQTCLKIYTHKYLLINHLRQHTGEKPFKCDICFKGFPAKENLQKHIKQYHTGEKHRCEVCLKNFVFKRELKSHMSLHTEEKLLKCQICSKFFSQEYLFDNDSSYHTGNYPFKCEVCSKSSPNEENSRSRSPVLNTCPKYLPVEDNSLNENLHKCDICSRYFQTVSSLNKHLLQHTGEKPFKCEICSKSFFHKGNLNSHMKIHTGKNLYQCETCLKSYAHKYLLINHIRKHTGENPFKCDVCSKCFPAKENLNKHEQSHGARTRHKCEICSKSFARISTLNSHLLWHNGEEPFKCEICSKSFQFKGQLNSHMRFHTGENSFKCEICSKSFPYKYLLTNHMRQHTGEKPFKCDICSKSFFHKSNLNSHMRLHTGENLVKCQFCSKVYANKHSLADHLRKHTGEKPFKCDICTKSYAYKESLIYHSHKHTGERFFKCNVCSKSFPAEHNLKKHMQCHLNDTTYKCGICSRSFTTKSNLNRHLFLHNGEKPLKSEINHE, from the exons atggaaaataatatgaaagttgaAAACCAAATAGAGGAAAATGGATTGGCTTTTATAAAACAGGAAAATTGCGCTTATCATGAGCTGGATTtgaatgaagaaattattaataaggAAGAGAATATTTGTAACGAGAATGTGAGGGAAGATTTGGaggaaaaaccaattttaattgaacaaaatgatctaattataaatttaaataactttaaacAAGAAACTATCGATGAAAATACTGATTTAATAGATAATAGCaatgaagaaattgaaagagaatataatatttcttattataaatatgaatgcaatgaaaacaaatcaaaagaTTCATATAGGAGACGAATTAGATTAAAAG gaacattgtataatgaaaaatatgcgGAAATTAAAGGGGTTATTATCTGTCAATTATGTGGAAATATGTAcgtgaaaaaagaagaatttcttTTACATGCGTCAACAAAACttcatttaaaaaagaagaaatgttataaaaatgaagttaaGAAGAAAAAAGGTGAAAGAAGGCAAACAATTACAAGATCTGATTCcattaaagaagaaataatatcCAAAGATGAATTAAAGAAGGAAAAACCAGATATTGAAAATAGTACACAAGGTATCGATGATATATCAATTGAAGGTAAAGTTTGTATAAggagaaattattcaaatgtaCACTTGTCTCAACACATAGGAAAAAAaccgtttaaatgtgaaatttgttcaaaatcttTCTTATACAAATCGAATTTATCTTCTCACATGAAATTTCATACTGGGAAGAATTTATATCAATGTGAAAATTGTTCGAAGTCCTATgctcataaatatttgttgataaatcatATACGGAAACATACTGGGGAAAAACCATTTAAGTGTGACATTTGTTCAAAAGGTTTTCCAGCTAAAGAGAATTTACAAAAGCATATTAAATATTGTCATACAGGTGAAAAGCATAAACATCAATGTGAAGtttgcttaaaaaaatttgtatttaaaagagAATTTAAATCACATATGAGTTTACATAAAGATGAGAACCTgttgaaatgtcaaatttgttcaaaattattttcccaGGATTATTTGTTTCCCAATGATCACACTGaagaaaaaccatttaaatgtgaaatttgttcaaaatcttCTCCAAATGAAGAAAAGACGAGATCAAGATCCCCCGTAATAAATACTTGTTCTAAATCTCTTCCGGTTGAAGATAATTCACAAAGTTTTGAAAACCTACATAAATGTGATGTTTGTTCAAGATATTTCCAAACTCTATCATCCCTGAACAAGCATTTATTACAGCACACTGGAGAAAAaccgtttaaatgtgaaatgtgttcaaaatctttttttcacAAAGGTAATTTGAATTCTCATATGAAAATTCATACTGGGAAGAATTTGTATCGATGTGAAACTTGTTCCAAATCTTatgttcataaatatttgttgataaatcatGTACGGAAACACACTGGggaaaaaccatttaaatgtgacatttgtttgaagtCCTTCCCTGCTAAGGTAAATTTAAGTAAACACGAGCAAAGTCACTGGGCTAAAAACCGatataaatgtgatatttgttcaaaatgttTCTCAAGTGTATCTACTCTGAACTGTCATTTGATTTCTCATGAAGTAGATGAACCGTTAAATTGTGATCTTTGTTCGACATCGTTTCAATTTGAAGACGAATTAAATTCACATATGCGTTTTCATACAGGGGAACctcttaaatata aaatggaaaataataagaaaattggtAAACAAATCGAGAGCTCTACGGAAAATggattagtttttataaaacagGAAAACTGTGCTTATCAAGAGCTGGATTTGAACGGACAAACTATTTTTAAGGAAGAGAATATTTGTAACGAGAATGTGAAGGAAGATGTGGacgaaaaaccaattttaattgaacaaaatgtTAATGTTAAACAAGAAACTATCGATGAAAATACTGATTTAATAGATAAAAGCaatgaagaaattgaaagaGAATATAATATTTCTGATTATCGATATGAATGCaatgaaaacaaattaaaagattCATATATGAGACAAATTAGATTAGAAG GAACGTTGTACAATGGAAAATATGCGGAAATTAAAGGGGTTATTATCTGTCAATTATGTGGAAATATGTAcgtgaaaaaagaagaatttcttTTACATGTGTCTACAaagctttatttaaaaaagaagaaatgttatgaaaatgaagttaagaagaaaaaagttgaaagaagGCAAATAATTACAAGATCTGATTCAATTAAAGAAGAGTTAAAGAAGGAAATACCAGATATTGAAAATAGTACACAAGGTATCGATGATATATCAATTGAAGGTAACGTTTGTATGAGGAAAAATTCGAATGCACATTTGTCTCAACACATAGGAAAAAAACgattcaaatgtgaaatttgttcaaaatcttttttacaCAAATCGAATTTGACTTCACACATGAAATTCCAtactggaaaaaatttatttaaatgtcaaacttgtttgaaaatatacacTCATAAATATCTGTTGATCAACCACTTGCGACAGCACACTGgggaaaaaccattcaaatgtgacatttgtttcaAAGGTTTTCCAGCTAAAGAGAATTTACAAAAGCATATTAAACAATATCATACAGGTGAAAAGCATCGGTGTGAAGTTtgcttaaaaaattttgtatttaaaagagAATTGAAATCTCATATGAGTTTACATACAGaagaaaaactgttaaaatgtcaaatttgttcaaaattcttCTCCCAGGAGTATTTGTTTGACAATGACTCAAGTTATCATACTGGAAATTATCCATTTAAATGTGAAGTTTGTTCAAAATCTTCTCCAAATGAAGAAAATTCGAGATCAAGATCTCCCGTATTAAATACTTGTCCTAAATATCTTCCAGTTGAAGATAATTCACTGAATGAAAACCTAcataaatgtgatatttgttcaaGATATTTCCAAACTGTATCCTCCTTGAACAAGCATTTATTACAGCACACTGGAGAAAAaccgtttaaatgtgaaatttgttcaaaatctttttttcacAAAGGTAATTTGAATTCCCACATGAAAATTCATACTGGGAAGAATTTGTATCAATGTGAAACTTGTTTGAAGTCCTATgctcataaatatttgttgataaatcatATACGGAAACACACCGGTGAAAACCCATTTAAATGTGACGTTTGTTCGAAATGTTTTCCAGCTaaggaaaatttaaataaacatgaGCAAAGTCACGGGGCTAGAACCCGacataaatgtgaaatttgttcaaaatcttTCGCAAGAATATCTACTTTGAACAGCCATTTGCTTTGGCACAATGGAGAAGAaccgtttaaatgtgaaatttgttcgaAATCGTTCCAATTTAAAGGGCAATTAAATTCACATATGCGTTTTCATACAGGGGAAAATTCgttcaaatgtgaaatttgttcaaaatcattcccttataaatatttattgaccAACCACATGAGGCAGCACACAGGAGAGAAACccttcaaatgtgacatttgttccAAATCTTTTTTCCACAAAAGTAATTTAAATTCACACATGCGACTTCACACCGGAGAAAATTTGGTGAAATGTCAATTTTGTTCAAAAGTTTATGCCAATAAGCATTCGTTGGCCGACCACTTACGGAAACACACGGGTGAAAAACCttttaaatgtgacatttgtaCAAAATCCTATGCATATAAAGAATCGTTAATATATCATTCACATAAACACACGGgagaaagattttttaaatgtaacgTTTGTTCCAAATCGTTCCCAGCtgaacataatttaaaaaaacatatgcAGTGTCACTTAAACGACACTACATACAAATGCGGCATTTGTTCACGCTCTTTTACAACAAAGTCTAACCTAAACAGACATTTGTTTTTACATAATGGTGAAAAACCCCTCAAAAGCGAAATTAATCACGAGTAA